Proteins from a single region of Geothrix sp. PMB-07:
- a CDS encoding LytTR family DNA-binding domain-containing protein, which produces MTLRVVLADDEPLARKRLARLLREAGCEVLAELSGSAATLEWFASRGGGEALFLDIQMPGLTGLEVLAELQDPPPVVFVTAHVQYAVQAFEAAAVDYLLKPVTEDRLHKTLERLRHQQIPRRRGPELAALIPTPSPRFPVRAGEGFVFLDLRKVSHFEVEDEVVYAWSNERFRTSWTTLLEIEQAFPEEGLLKVHRHLLVRPQAILGFKPLLGGRGDITVTGGRVLPVSRAMTPKLKALLGLLSKEPG; this is translated from the coding sequence ATGACCCTGCGCGTGGTGCTCGCCGATGACGAACCCCTGGCTCGGAAACGCCTGGCTCGGTTGCTGCGGGAGGCGGGCTGTGAGGTGTTGGCCGAACTGTCGGGCAGCGCCGCCACGCTGGAATGGTTCGCCAGCCGCGGTGGCGGTGAGGCGCTCTTCCTGGACATCCAGATGCCGGGGTTGACCGGGCTGGAGGTGCTGGCGGAATTGCAAGATCCGCCACCGGTGGTCTTCGTGACCGCCCACGTACAGTACGCCGTGCAAGCCTTCGAGGCCGCCGCCGTGGACTACCTCCTGAAACCCGTCACCGAGGACCGGCTGCACAAAACCCTCGAGCGGCTCCGACACCAGCAGATTCCCCGGCGCAGGGGCCCCGAGCTGGCGGCCCTGATACCGACCCCTTCGCCCCGGTTCCCCGTGCGGGCAGGTGAGGGCTTTGTTTTCTTAGACCTGCGTAAAGTCAGCCACTTCGAGGTGGAAGATGAAGTGGTCTATGCCTGGTCCAACGAACGATTCCGAACCTCCTGGACCACCCTTCTGGAGATCGAGCAGGCCTTCCCCGAAGAGGGCCTGTTGAAGGTCCATCGCCACCTCCTGGTGCGGCCCCAGGCCATTTTGGGCTTCAAGCCCCTGCTGGGCGGCCGAGGCGACATCACCGTCACGGGCGGGCGGGTGCTGCCGGTGAGCCGGGCCATGACGCCCAAGTTGAAAGCCCTGCTGGGCCTGCTTTCCAAGGAACCGGGCTGA
- a CDS encoding sensor histidine kinase — MRFQEALQAVARRSRRPAILALAGSMCLFNLGLVGLGMLAQRVAPPSATMPPAILNLRLVLCTILGCGFLFMVSPFSWQWTGDGRRMAPPRRGIPQALLLHIGYSLVNIAIGWPNFQKSLTFATHAPQSKPIGFLPLMGVGLLLGFAFNVVLSFALAFWEAKTHEKQEALRQAEEARWSLLKAQMSPHVLLNSLNGLAELVRDDTEAAVKGMRDLAEIYRQLLTLGETPTVPLREERHLLSRYLDVEKLRLGETLQVDWDWDPALDAIAAMPLLLQPLVENAIKHGVAADPNGGLIRISGQRAGGHLILAVANTGQAAAPTSSKGTGVGLRNLRSRLELAYGGRASFDLVREWPWTRAILKLPLEEKP, encoded by the coding sequence ATGAGGTTCCAGGAGGCCCTCCAGGCCGTGGCCCGACGAAGCCGACGCCCCGCCATCCTGGCCCTCGCCGGCAGCATGTGTCTGTTCAACTTGGGCTTGGTGGGCCTGGGCATGCTGGCCCAGCGGGTGGCGCCGCCTTCGGCCACCATGCCGCCGGCCATCCTGAACCTGCGCCTGGTCCTATGCACCATCCTGGGGTGTGGCTTCCTATTCATGGTCAGCCCCTTCAGCTGGCAATGGACGGGCGATGGACGGAGGATGGCCCCGCCCCGCCGAGGCATTCCCCAGGCCCTGCTCCTTCACATCGGGTATTCCCTGGTGAACATCGCCATCGGCTGGCCCAATTTCCAGAAATCGCTGACCTTCGCTACCCACGCTCCCCAGTCCAAGCCCATCGGCTTTCTGCCCCTCATGGGGGTGGGCCTGCTCCTGGGTTTCGCCTTCAACGTGGTGCTGAGCTTCGCCCTGGCCTTTTGGGAGGCCAAGACCCATGAGAAGCAGGAGGCGCTGCGCCAGGCTGAGGAGGCCCGCTGGAGCCTGCTGAAGGCCCAGATGTCGCCCCATGTCCTGCTGAACAGCCTCAACGGCCTGGCGGAGCTGGTGCGGGATGACACAGAGGCCGCCGTGAAAGGCATGCGTGACCTGGCCGAGATCTACCGCCAGTTGCTCACCCTGGGCGAAACGCCGACCGTTCCCTTGCGCGAGGAGCGCCACCTGCTGTCCCGCTACCTGGATGTGGAGAAGCTGCGCCTGGGCGAGACCCTCCAAGTTGATTGGGACTGGGATCCCGCGCTGGATGCCATAGCCGCCATGCCCCTGCTCCTCCAGCCCCTGGTGGAGAACGCCATCAAGCACGGCGTGGCTGCCGACCCCAACGGGGGCCTCATCCGCATCAGCGGCCAGCGGGCGGGCGGACACCTGATCCTCGCAGTCGCGAACACCGGGCAGGCCGCTGCTCCGACGTCTTCGAAGGGAACCGGCGTGGGGCTGAGGAACCTCCGCTCCCGGCTGGAACTCGCCTATGGCGGACGGGCTTCCTTCGATCTGGTGCGCGAGTGGCCCTGGACCCGCGCCATTCTGAAACTCCCCTTGGAGGAGAAGCCATGA
- a CDS encoding TonB-dependent receptor: MGRVSILIVMGATLPIHAHGVQTADVSGVVVDDKGQPVSNARIILTSPSLQGQRTYTTDASGRFSARLLPPGAYTIQVSEPSHQTLSANQRLELGQRYSPRFVLQPVGNAVVSVIGTLSQVDKQETSTSSSFRLEEVNNLPTNRNVESMMALAPGVIDSSTVNGYAQVRGALSSNKRFMLDGQEVSDSIYGNRGISVIDDAIDEVQIITGAISAEYGDVDGGVINAVTKTGGNKFTGVFRSQLSNASWNATKPFTTTANRALIPNKLNHTDSLSIGGYLIKDKLWFFVSGQQRNNSTFQTIDAASSVDPGKGYAQGDDDKRLQAKFTYQLNQDHTLSFAYVTHREMVTNNNFLSGELAALEPQLSQDSSWSLNWSANWGLNLSMEARVGVKKEALTGGGTVPGVTPVFDYNSGLAYLNGFFNNYDGGDHRDNQSADLKFTSLFEAADSHQLVFGGNYLKGSHRAQNQQSRTNAYYDVAGWDPLGTLGGAPDGGTPYDYQVYKSSTATAYDNSLGLFINDKWSLNDRVSLSLGLRWDKYHAYSEDSPATAGASGLSPRLSGKWDIFGDTSWQVAASFSRYNAKPLSAIVNSVSNAGNPTNIGYLYTGPYDGATPGSTASPSSVTNPANWTQAYNYSSPQTTRLSPNLKAPHTNEYQLSLTHGFKLVGHDGYVKGTLVRKEFKDLFDYRAGNDGTFAPPAELGLGSIYVKVWENSSQAKRTYQDMELESGIHTPNWDASGNVVWSTLKGNYQGEGSGVGPSGQGLNYFTSINGAPIYDINHFSPSGPLVGHVPLRIRATADYHFDWSLGKTTFGIIYRFDSGTHDSQTRTVNAADVNPALTQISTLTQYRNDTRGNIVYPSQAFTDLAISQDFKLFKVSDKSVAFFAKVAILNVFNHQQQKSWRNQWQTPNGGNIYDPAGWTPVTGNGLPHGASDYGEARSLTAQAGFKF; encoded by the coding sequence ATGGGTCGCGTCTCCATCCTCATCGTGATGGGCGCAACCCTTCCCATCCACGCACATGGCGTTCAGACCGCCGATGTGTCGGGCGTGGTTGTGGATGACAAAGGGCAACCAGTCAGCAATGCCCGCATCATCCTCACCAGCCCCTCCCTCCAAGGTCAGCGCACCTACACGACAGATGCCTCCGGCCGATTCTCTGCCAGGCTGCTTCCCCCTGGCGCCTACACCATCCAGGTTTCCGAACCCAGCCACCAGACGTTGAGCGCCAACCAGCGTTTGGAACTGGGCCAGAGGTACAGCCCCCGCTTCGTTCTCCAGCCGGTGGGTAATGCGGTGGTGAGTGTCATCGGAACCTTGTCCCAGGTTGACAAGCAGGAAACCAGCACCAGCTCCAGTTTCCGTCTGGAAGAAGTCAACAACCTGCCCACAAACCGCAACGTTGAAAGCATGATGGCGCTGGCTCCTGGCGTCATCGATTCGAGCACGGTGAACGGTTATGCTCAGGTCCGCGGTGCCCTGAGTTCCAACAAACGCTTCATGCTGGATGGCCAGGAAGTCTCCGATAGCATCTACGGAAACCGCGGCATTTCGGTGATCGACGATGCCATCGACGAAGTCCAGATCATCACCGGAGCCATCTCTGCTGAATACGGCGACGTGGATGGAGGTGTCATCAACGCAGTCACCAAGACCGGTGGCAACAAGTTCACCGGTGTCTTCCGCAGCCAGCTGAGCAACGCCTCCTGGAACGCCACTAAGCCTTTCACCACCACGGCCAATAGGGCCCTTATTCCCAACAAACTGAACCACACGGACAGCCTGAGCATCGGCGGCTACCTGATCAAGGACAAGCTCTGGTTCTTTGTCTCGGGCCAGCAGCGCAACAACTCCACATTCCAGACCATTGATGCCGCCTCATCGGTGGATCCAGGCAAAGGCTACGCCCAGGGCGATGATGACAAGCGGCTCCAGGCCAAGTTCACTTACCAACTGAATCAGGACCATACACTTTCCTTCGCCTATGTCACCCACCGCGAAATGGTCACCAACAACAATTTCCTCTCCGGTGAGCTGGCCGCGCTGGAACCCCAGCTATCTCAGGACAGTTCCTGGAGTCTGAACTGGTCCGCCAACTGGGGGCTCAATCTCTCCATGGAGGCCCGCGTTGGTGTGAAGAAAGAGGCCCTCACCGGAGGCGGAACCGTTCCCGGTGTCACGCCAGTGTTTGACTACAACTCTGGGCTGGCGTACCTGAATGGCTTCTTCAATAACTACGATGGCGGAGATCATCGGGACAACCAGAGTGCCGACCTGAAGTTCACGAGCCTCTTTGAAGCAGCCGACTCCCACCAGCTGGTGTTCGGTGGGAATTACCTAAAAGGCAGCCACCGCGCCCAAAACCAGCAGTCCCGCACCAATGCCTACTACGATGTGGCGGGTTGGGATCCCCTGGGAACTCTTGGCGGGGCGCCCGATGGGGGCACGCCGTACGACTATCAAGTGTACAAATCGAGCACAGCGACCGCCTACGACAACAGCCTCGGCCTCTTCATCAATGACAAGTGGTCCCTCAATGACCGCGTCTCACTGAGCCTGGGCCTGCGTTGGGACAAATATCACGCCTACAGTGAGGATTCGCCCGCCACCGCTGGCGCTTCGGGCCTGTCGCCCCGCCTGAGTGGGAAGTGGGACATCTTCGGCGATACGTCCTGGCAGGTCGCGGCCAGCTTCAGCCGATACAACGCCAAGCCACTCTCTGCCATCGTCAATTCTGTCAGCAATGCGGGCAATCCCACGAACATCGGCTACCTGTACACCGGCCCCTACGATGGGGCAACGCCTGGTTCCACCGCGAGTCCTTCGAGCGTCACCAATCCGGCCAATTGGACGCAGGCTTATAACTATTCCAGCCCTCAGACCACCCGTCTCTCACCCAATTTGAAGGCGCCGCACACCAACGAATACCAGCTGAGCCTGACCCATGGTTTCAAGCTGGTTGGCCATGACGGCTATGTGAAGGGCACCCTCGTCCGCAAGGAATTCAAGGATCTCTTTGATTATCGTGCGGGCAATGATGGGACCTTCGCGCCTCCCGCTGAGTTGGGCCTGGGTTCCATATATGTGAAGGTCTGGGAGAACAGCAGCCAGGCCAAACGGACTTATCAGGACATGGAACTGGAGTCCGGAATCCATACGCCCAATTGGGACGCTTCGGGCAACGTGGTCTGGTCAACATTGAAAGGAAACTACCAGGGCGAAGGCAGTGGCGTTGGCCCCTCCGGTCAGGGTCTGAACTACTTCACGTCCATCAATGGGGCCCCCATTTACGACATCAACCACTTCTCGCCGAGCGGCCCCCTCGTGGGCCATGTTCCCCTCCGCATCCGTGCGACCGCCGACTACCACTTCGACTGGTCCTTGGGCAAAACCACCTTTGGCATCATCTACCGCTTCGACTCCGGCACTCACGACAGCCAGACCCGCACGGTGAACGCCGCAGACGTCAACCCGGCTCTCACCCAGATCAGCACCTTGACCCAGTACCGCAATGACACCCGGGGCAATATCGTCTATCCTTCCCAGGCTTTCACGGATTTGGCCATTTCCCAGGATTTCAAACTGTTCAAGGTTTCCGACAAATCCGTGGCCTTCTTCGCCAAGGTTGCCATTCTGAACGTCTTCAACCACCAGCAGCAGAAATCGTGGCGCAACCAATGGCAAACCCCCAATGGTGGCAACATCTATGACCCAGCGGGATGGACCCCGGTCACCGGCAACGGCCTGCCTCATGGGGCCAGCGATTACGGGGAGGCACGATCCCTTACCGCACAGGCCGGGTTCAAATTCTGA
- a CDS encoding thiamine pyrophosphate-dependent dehydrogenase E1 component subunit alpha, with translation MLLTRLTEERLVKLFRQGQTLGSVYRSLGQEATACATAMALGPEDVIAPMIRNLGSMFVRGVTPKEIFLQYLGRATGPSGGREHNNHFGSVARGIIAPTSMLGALIPVMAGVALSFRQKGERRVAMTWIGDGGSSTGAFYEGLNFATVQNLPLIVVGESNGYAFSTPPERQMAGRMSQRSQGAFTLTVDGNDAVAVYEAAAQARQRCLEGQGPVFLVCETFRMKGHAEHDDQRYVDPALLAQWATKDPLPRFEAWMAHRGWKPDPSLGPRLEARLSAAAEAALEAPWPTIEGLSQGIFSI, from the coding sequence ATGCTGCTCACCCGCTTGACCGAGGAGCGGCTGGTGAAACTCTTCCGCCAAGGACAAACCCTCGGCAGCGTGTACCGCAGCCTGGGCCAGGAGGCCACGGCCTGCGCCACGGCCATGGCGCTGGGGCCGGAAGATGTCATCGCGCCGATGATCCGCAACCTGGGCTCCATGTTCGTCCGCGGAGTCACTCCCAAAGAGATCTTCCTCCAGTATCTGGGCCGGGCCACAGGCCCCTCCGGAGGCCGCGAGCACAACAACCACTTCGGCTCCGTGGCCCGGGGCATCATCGCGCCCACGTCCATGCTGGGGGCCCTGATTCCGGTGATGGCCGGTGTGGCCCTCTCCTTCCGCCAGAAGGGTGAACGCCGGGTGGCCATGACCTGGATCGGCGATGGCGGCAGCTCCACCGGCGCCTTCTATGAAGGCCTCAACTTCGCCACCGTGCAGAACCTCCCCCTCATCGTGGTGGGCGAATCCAATGGCTATGCCTTTTCCACACCACCGGAGCGGCAGATGGCCGGGCGCATGTCCCAGCGCTCCCAGGGGGCCTTTACCCTCACCGTGGACGGCAACGATGCCGTGGCGGTGTACGAGGCCGCAGCCCAGGCTCGCCAGCGCTGCCTGGAGGGCCAGGGCCCGGTCTTCCTCGTGTGCGAAACTTTCCGCATGAAGGGCCACGCCGAGCACGACGACCAGCGCTATGTGGACCCGGCACTGCTCGCCCAGTGGGCGACCAAGGATCCCCTGCCCCGCTTCGAGGCCTGGATGGCGCACCGAGGTTGGAAACCCGACCCCAGCCTTGGACCGCGGCTCGAAGCACGATTGTCAGCGGCGGCTGAAGCGGCCCTGGAGGCGCCCTGGCCAACCATCGAAGGCCTTTCTCAGGGCATTTTTAGCATCTGA
- a CDS encoding GNAT family N-acetyltransferase, translating into MLTLRPAVPADASLILAYIRELAEYEREPQAAVATEGDLRRHLFSEHPLVRVTLAEWEGRPAGFALWFLNFSTWEGRPGLYLEDLFVRPEFRGHGIGKGLLQHLSATAVEHGWSRFTWQVLDWNTPAIEFYESQGAQILRPWLTCRVAGEALRRLAGAAD; encoded by the coding sequence ATGTTGACCCTGCGCCCCGCCGTTCCCGCCGATGCCTCGCTGATCCTGGCCTACATTCGGGAACTGGCTGAGTACGAGCGCGAGCCCCAGGCCGCCGTGGCCACCGAGGGTGATCTGCGGCGGCACCTCTTTTCCGAGCACCCGCTGGTACGGGTCACCTTGGCGGAGTGGGAGGGACGACCCGCCGGGTTCGCCCTCTGGTTCCTGAATTTCAGCACCTGGGAAGGCAGGCCAGGCCTCTATCTGGAGGACCTCTTCGTGCGGCCGGAATTCCGGGGCCATGGCATCGGGAAGGGGCTGCTGCAGCACCTGTCGGCCACCGCGGTAGAGCATGGCTGGAGCCGCTTCACCTGGCAGGTGCTGGATTGGAACACGCCCGCCATTGAGTTCTACGAATCCCAGGGCGCCCAGATCCTGCGCCCCTGGCTCACCTGCCGGGTGGCTGGCGAGGCGCTTCGCAGGCTCGCTGGAGCCGCGGATTGA
- a CDS encoding methyl-accepting chemotaxis protein: MSISTFTDRFQIRGKFNLLLSLQVLALALVGGLGWAAVNELQRGQQELAEQLRETAALSRVLNGINVVRTVHISLIGGAADPEYIAARETRLKGYEATLQQDLEALKPLTWSAQDKVLLDEGLQTFQDYTKGFPALMAEARIDRTPKTLSRLMDANAELLRVSRDRFLKVQKASEDDAARIITEDVAAAAKGKIWILSLSAGAILLGILLSRAIGARVSQKAHTIELAMDAVTAGDLTHLPAAEGQDELDHVARGLGQVIQSLRSDIQAISQSAEGTASSATELAATTEQVNRTTEELRRSTEQERLAMERSSAALEEMNANIQQVKQSALRAEALATRSQEAGHQGLIAVQDTGHAMEAIEESSSKVNRIITVITDIARQTNLLSLNAAIEAAKAGAMGKGFAVVAEEVRKLAERSGSAAKEITALIQESTERVGLGTESVKQASLNLERIEGHVRDNAGQLKEIAHAMDEQGRASEEVVQAMASATQMVERNASAATELSATVQETARTTEELANLAQQMQVLTRRFKLS; encoded by the coding sequence ATGAGCATCAGCACGTTTACGGATCGGTTCCAAATACGCGGGAAGTTCAACCTGCTGCTCAGCCTTCAGGTCCTGGCCCTTGCCCTGGTGGGGGGACTGGGTTGGGCCGCAGTGAACGAATTGCAGCGCGGCCAGCAGGAGCTGGCCGAACAACTGCGGGAAACGGCGGCCCTTTCCCGCGTGCTGAATGGGATCAACGTCGTGCGTACCGTCCACATCAGCCTGATCGGGGGCGCTGCGGACCCGGAGTACATCGCAGCCCGGGAAACCCGGCTCAAGGGCTACGAGGCCACGCTGCAGCAAGATCTGGAAGCCTTGAAACCCCTGACTTGGTCTGCCCAGGACAAGGTGCTGCTGGACGAGGGACTCCAAACATTCCAGGACTACACCAAAGGCTTCCCCGCCCTGATGGCCGAGGCCAGGATTGATCGCACACCCAAGACCCTTTCCCGCCTCATGGACGCGAACGCCGAGTTGCTGCGGGTATCAAGGGACCGGTTCCTGAAGGTGCAGAAAGCCTCTGAGGATGACGCCGCCCGCATCATCACCGAGGACGTCGCTGCTGCCGCCAAGGGCAAGATCTGGATTCTCAGCCTCAGCGCCGGCGCCATCCTCCTGGGCATCCTGCTCAGCCGCGCCATCGGGGCGCGTGTGAGCCAGAAGGCCCATACCATTGAACTGGCCATGGACGCGGTGACGGCGGGAGATCTGACCCACCTGCCCGCCGCGGAAGGACAGGACGAACTCGACCACGTGGCCCGGGGTCTGGGCCAGGTCATCCAGAGCCTCCGCAGCGACATCCAGGCCATCAGCCAATCCGCAGAAGGCACCGCCTCCAGCGCTACGGAATTGGCGGCGACCACGGAGCAGGTGAACCGCACCACGGAAGAACTCCGCCGCAGCACCGAACAGGAGCGCCTGGCCATGGAGCGCTCTTCGGCCGCCCTGGAGGAGATGAACGCCAACATCCAGCAGGTGAAGCAGAGTGCCCTGCGGGCGGAGGCCCTTGCGACGCGTTCGCAGGAGGCGGGGCATCAGGGCCTCATCGCCGTGCAGGACACGGGTCACGCCATGGAGGCCATCGAGGAAAGCTCGTCCAAGGTGAACCGGATCATCACAGTGATCACGGACATCGCGCGACAAACCAACCTGCTCTCCCTCAATGCCGCCATCGAGGCCGCCAAGGCCGGTGCCATGGGCAAGGGCTTCGCCGTGGTGGCCGAGGAAGTGCGCAAGCTCGCGGAACGCAGCGGCAGCGCGGCCAAGGAGATCACCGCCCTCATCCAGGAGAGCACCGAACGTGTGGGCCTGGGCACTGAGTCGGTAAAGCAGGCCTCCCTCAACCTGGAGCGCATCGAGGGCCATGTCCGCGACAATGCGGGCCAGCTCAAGGAGATCGCCCATGCCATGGATGAGCAGGGGCGAGCCAGTGAAGAAGTGGTCCAGGCCATGGCCTCGGCCACTCAGATGGTCGAGCGCAATGCCTCGGCGGCCACAGAGCTGTCAGCCACCGTTCAGGAGACCGCCCGCACCACGGAGGAGCTGGCCAACCTGGCTCAGCAGATGCAGGTGCTTACGCGGCGCTTCAAGCTCTCGTAG
- a CDS encoding CCA tRNA nucleotidyltransferase, producing the protein MTWAPLLRLKEALGEGSELVIVGGAVRDELLDRPHADWDLATRLLPQAVMDRARAAGLKVIPTGLQHGTVTVMLEDRPVEVTTFRSDGDYLDGRRPESVHLGVSLEEDLSRRDFTINAMAMPLGGGDLVDPFGGRRDLAQGLIRAVGDPLQRFAEDGLRPLRACRFAAQLGFEVEAATAAAIPLRLEVARKVAVERVFTELDKLLRSQNPARGLDLLASSGLLDLWLPELRPMLGCAQNRHHRYDVWRHTLEVVGHAPAEAGLRWAALLHDSGKPDKRTVGGDGEVHFYNHETRSLDLAAAILDRLKASHALRKEVLALIRHHGFHPDATWKDAACRRFLRRLGDDGLTLEHWGAFRLADQRGKGFEWEARQAEHGKVMDRLQTLADQAPPLSVRALALNGAALMKLAGRRGGPWLGDLQIQLLEAVLEEPELNEPARLEERALQLLKQAR; encoded by the coding sequence TTGACCTGGGCCCCGCTGCTCCGGCTCAAGGAGGCCCTGGGGGAAGGATCCGAGCTGGTGATCGTCGGCGGCGCGGTCCGCGACGAGCTGCTGGATCGCCCGCACGCGGACTGGGATCTGGCCACGCGCCTGCTGCCCCAGGCGGTCATGGACCGCGCCCGGGCGGCGGGCTTGAAGGTGATTCCCACGGGTTTGCAGCACGGCACCGTGACCGTGATGCTGGAGGACCGGCCCGTGGAGGTGACCACCTTCCGCAGCGATGGCGACTACCTGGATGGACGGCGGCCGGAGTCCGTGCACCTCGGTGTGTCCCTGGAAGAGGATCTATCCCGGCGGGACTTCACCATCAATGCCATGGCGATGCCCTTGGGCGGCGGCGATCTGGTGGATCCCTTCGGCGGGCGGCGGGATCTGGCCCAGGGTCTCATTCGGGCCGTGGGTGATCCCTTGCAGCGTTTCGCCGAGGACGGGCTGCGCCCCTTGAGGGCCTGTCGTTTTGCCGCCCAGCTGGGTTTCGAGGTGGAGGCGGCCACCGCTGCTGCCATTCCCCTGCGCCTGGAGGTGGCCCGCAAGGTGGCGGTGGAGCGTGTCTTCACCGAGCTGGACAAGCTGCTGCGCAGCCAGAATCCGGCGCGGGGCCTGGATCTCCTGGCCTCCAGCGGCCTGCTGGACCTCTGGCTGCCAGAGCTGAGGCCCATGCTGGGCTGTGCTCAGAACCGCCACCACCGGTACGATGTCTGGCGGCACACCCTGGAGGTGGTGGGGCACGCCCCGGCGGAAGCTGGTCTGCGCTGGGCCGCCCTGCTGCACGATTCGGGCAAGCCGGACAAGCGTACCGTGGGCGGGGATGGGGAAGTCCACTTCTACAACCACGAAACCCGGTCCCTCGATCTGGCCGCAGCCATCCTCGACCGGCTGAAGGCCAGCCATGCGCTTCGAAAAGAGGTGCTGGCCCTCATCCGGCACCACGGCTTCCACCCTGACGCCACCTGGAAGGATGCGGCCTGTCGCCGGTTCCTCCGCAGGCTGGGAGATGATGGCCTGACGTTGGAACACTGGGGGGCATTTCGGCTGGCCGACCAGCGGGGCAAGGGCTTCGAGTGGGAGGCCCGGCAGGCAGAGCATGGCAAGGTGATGGACCGGCTTCAGACCTTGGCTGATCAGGCTCCACCGCTGTCCGTGAGGGCTTTGGCCCTGAACGGCGCCGCGCTCATGAAGCTGGCGGGCCGACGGGGCGGCCCCTGGCTGGGCGACCTTCAAATTCAGCTCCTGGAGGCGGTGCTGGAAGAACCGGAACTCAATGAGCCCGCGCGGCTGGAAGAGCGGGCCCTCCAACTCCTCAAGCAAGCCCGCTGA
- a CDS encoding histidine kinase, which yields MRLPAVRSALHARLRHPGWWSMAIVLSTFPCLFMVLAPGPHTGRFYLGALWTIPVLNVGLFLSPLPWQWSADERLMTGWGRGLLQVLVFALAMGALLAPMGWFTNHATPKESFSLGAILGLSLPFLLLLGPAGWIIARAERLAREARDAQAKARESLWMSHRGAFSPRLLFSNLNQLALTAGQDTRSAEQGLLDLAALYRRWLMEAELPLIPLATERSLTEQYLALERKRWGDSLNLRWRLAPDLDAFLVPPLLLQPLLESALEHPTETRLDMDLEEQSLPPGQLSLRLQVRGPAPMPSDAQLHPIRRRLQALLGREAQLSLVSVQGGWDIQLQLPAMPGEAKP from the coding sequence ATGCGCCTTCCCGCCGTCCGATCCGCCCTGCACGCCCGCCTGCGGCACCCGGGCTGGTGGTCCATGGCCATCGTGCTGAGCACCTTCCCGTGCCTGTTCATGGTGCTGGCTCCGGGTCCCCACACGGGCCGGTTCTACCTTGGAGCGCTTTGGACCATTCCGGTACTGAATGTCGGGCTCTTCCTCTCCCCCCTGCCCTGGCAGTGGAGTGCCGACGAACGCTTGATGACGGGCTGGGGGCGCGGTCTTCTTCAGGTCCTGGTGTTCGCCCTGGCCATGGGCGCCCTCCTGGCCCCAATGGGCTGGTTCACGAACCACGCCACCCCCAAGGAATCCTTCAGCCTGGGGGCCATCCTGGGACTGTCCCTGCCCTTCCTGCTGCTGCTGGGGCCCGCAGGTTGGATCATTGCCCGGGCCGAACGGCTGGCCCGTGAAGCCCGCGATGCCCAGGCCAAGGCCCGGGAAAGCCTGTGGATGAGCCACCGGGGTGCGTTCAGTCCCCGCCTCCTCTTCAGCAACCTGAACCAGCTCGCCCTCACCGCCGGCCAGGACACGCGCTCAGCCGAGCAGGGGTTGCTGGATCTGGCCGCGCTGTACCGCCGCTGGCTGATGGAGGCAGAGCTGCCCCTCATCCCTCTGGCCACGGAACGCAGCCTGACCGAACAGTATCTCGCCCTTGAACGCAAACGATGGGGCGACAGCCTGAACCTCCGCTGGCGGCTGGCCCCCGATCTTGACGCCTTCCTGGTTCCTCCCCTCCTGCTGCAACCCCTGCTTGAATCGGCGCTGGAACACCCCACCGAAACAAGGCTCGACATGGATCTGGAAGAACAATCCCTGCCCCCCGGCCAACTGAGCCTGCGGCTGCAGGTCAGGGGCCCCGCCCCCATGCCCAGCGACGCTCAGCTCCACCCCATCCGACGCCGCCTGCAGGCCCTGCTGGGCCGTGAGGCCCAGCTCAGCCTGGTCTCGGTCCAAGGCGGCTGGGACATCCAGCTCCAACTGCCAGCCATGCCCGGGGAGGCCAAGCCATGA